One segment of Gadus chalcogrammus isolate NIFS_2021 chromosome 8, NIFS_Gcha_1.0, whole genome shotgun sequence DNA contains the following:
- the cop1 gene encoding E3 ubiquitin-protein ligase COP1 isoform X2: MSNSRAQQLAGGASSSGTPNTNGSSAGNVVPSRALTAAGEGSMSAVEGPLSSGEGPLSVPVLAAVQQASRSGLASLSRPTSSSSGSGKKRSLQPAPLYPGLLHSYEDKSNDFVCPICFEMIEEAHMTKCGHSFCFKCIRQSLEDSNRCPKCNYIVDNVDQLYPNFLVNELILKQKQRSEEKRLKLDHPNGSRWQVFQDVLSPEQENMDLANINLMLELLVQKKKQLEAESQAAQRQILMEFLKEARRNKREQLEQLQKELNFLEDDIKRVEDMSGHHSPLMEAECTVPNVEAPSPALSSSSSLVEPPDYSQTPGFIGAAPGSQGKRQPWYNSTLASRRKRLTAHFEDLEQCYFSNKMSRISDEGRSLGQLDDFMECLSKFTRYNSVRPLATLSYASDLYNGSSIVSSIEFDRDCDYFAIAGVTKKIKVFEYGMVIQDAVDIHYPVNEMTCNSKISCISWSSYHKNLLASSDYEGTVILWDGFTGQRSKVYQEHEKRCWSVDFNLMDPKLLASGSDDAKVKLWSTNLDNSVACIEAKANVCCVKFSPTSRYHLAFGCADHCVHYYDLRNTKQPIMVFKGHRKAVSYAKFVNGEEIVSASTDSQLKLWNVNKPHCLRSFKGHINEKNFVGLASNGDYVACGSENNSLYLYYKGLSKTLLTFKFDTVKSVLDKERKDDDTNEFVSAVCWRALPDGESNVLIAANSQGTIKVLELV, translated from the exons ATGTCAAACAGCCGGGCCCAGCAGCTGGCTGGCGGGGCCAGCTCCTCCGGGACCCCAAACACCAATGGGAGCTCGGCAGGGAATGTGGTGCCTTCCCGGGCGCTGACAGCAGCCGGTGAGGGGTCCATGTCCGCCGTTGAGGGTCCCCTGTCCTCCGGCGAGGGGCCCCTGTCGGTGCCCGTCCTGGCCGCCGTGCAGCAGGCTTCCCGGAGTGGCCTGGCTTCCCTGAGCCGGCCgacctcctcgtcctccggcTCGGGTAAGAAGAGGTCTCTGCAGCCGGCGCCGCTCTACCCCGGCCTGCTCCACTCGTACGAGGACAAAAGCAACGACTTTGTTTG CCCCATCTGCTTCGAGATGATCGAGGAGGCACATATGACCAAATGTGGTCACAGCTTTTG CTTCAAGTGCATCCGACAGAGTCTAGAGGACAGCAACCGCTGCCCCAAGTGTAACTACATCGTGGACAACGTGGACCAGCTCTACCCCAACTTCCTCG TGAATGAACTCATCCTGAAGCAGAAGCAGCGGtcagaggagaagaggctgaAGTTGGACCATCCT AACGGGTCCCGGTGGCAGGTGTTCCAGGACGTCCTGAGCCCCGAGCAGGAGAACATGGACCTGGCCAACATCAACCTGATGCTGGAGCTGCTAgtgcagaagaagaagcagctGGAGGCG GAGTCCCAGGCCGCCCAGAGACAGATCCTGATGGAGTTCCTTAAGGAAGCGAGACGCAACAAGAGAGAG CAACTGGAGCAGCTGCAGAAGGAACTCAACTtcctggaggacgacatcaaGCGCGTCGAG gacATGAGCGGACACCACTCCCCACTGATGGAGGCCGAGTGCACCGTGCCCAACGTGGAGGCTCCGTCCCCGGCCCTCAG cagcagcagcagtctggTGGAGCCCCCAGACTACAGCCAGACCCCCGGCTTCATCGGAGCAGCTCCAGGCAGTCAG GGTAAAAGACAGCCATGGTACAACAGCACTCTGGCCTCCAGAAGAAAGAGACTCACGGCTCATTTTGAGGATCTGGAACAGTGCTACTTCTCAAACAAGATGTCTCGCATCTCAG ACGAGGGGCGGAGCCTGGGCCAGCTGGACGACTTCATGGAGTGCCTTTCTAAGTTCACCCGCTACAACTCGGTCCGCCCCCTCGCCACCCTGTCCTACGCAAGCGACCTCTACAACGGCTCCAGCATCGTCTCCAG TATTGAGTTTGACAGAGACTGCGACTACTTTGCGATTGCCGGTGTCACTAAGAAGATCAAGGTGTTTGAGTACGGCATGGTGATCCAGGACGCGGTGGACATCCACTACCCGGTCAACGAGATGACCTGCAACTCCAAGATCAG CTGTATCAGCTGGAGTAGCTACCACAAGAACCTGCTAGCTAGCAGTGACTACGAGGGAACCGTCATTCTGTGGGACGGGTTCACCGGCCAGCGGTCCAAAGTCTACCAG GAACATGAAAAACGATGCTGGAGTGTTGACTTCAACCTGATGGATCCTAAACTGCTGGCATCCGGCTCTGATGACGCCAAAG TGAAGCTGTGGTCCACTAACCTCGACAACTCGGTGGCGTGCATCGAGGCGAAGGCCAACGTCTGCTGCGTAAAGTTCAGTCCGACCTCCCGATACCATCTTGCCTTCGGCTGCGCAG accACTGCGTCCACTACTACGACCTGAGGAACACCAAACAGCCCATCATGGTGTTTAAGGGCCACAGGAAGGCCGTTTCCTACGCCAAGTTCGTCAACGGGGAGGAGATCGTCTCCGC GTCTACAGACAGCCAGCTGAAGCTGTGGAACGTCAACAAGCCTCACTGCCTCCGCTCCTTCAAAGGTCACATCAACGAGAAGAACTTTGTGGGCCTCGCCTCCAATGGAGACTACGTAGCCTGTG GGAGCGAGAACAACTCTCTGTACCTGTACTATAAGGGTCTGTCCAAGACGCTGCTGACCTTCAAGTTCGACACGGTGAAGAGCGTTCTGGACAAGGAGCGCAAAGACGACGACACCAACGAGTTTGTCAGCGCGGTCTGCTGGAGGGCCCTGCCGGACGGG GAATCAAACGTGCTGATTGCTGCCAACAGTCAAGGAACCATCAAG GTACTGGAGCTGGTCTGA
- the cop1 gene encoding E3 ubiquitin-protein ligase COP1 isoform X3: MSNSRAQQLAGGASSSGTPNTNGSSAGNVVPSRALTAAGEGSMSAVEGPLSSGEGPLSVPVLAAVQQASRSGLASLSRPTSSSSGSGKKRSLQPAPLYPGLLHSYEDKSNDFVCPICFEMIEEAHMTKCGHSFCFKCIRQSLEDSNRCPKCNYIVDNVDQLYPNFLVNELILKQKQRSEEKRLKLDHPNGSRWQVFQDVLSPEQENMDLANINLMLELLVQKKKQLEAESQAAQRQILMEFLKEARRNKREQLEQLQKELNFLEDDIKRVEDMSGHHSPLMEAECTVPNVEAPSPALSSSSLVEPPDYSQTPGFIGAAPGSQGKRQPWYNSTLASRRKRLTAHFEDLEQCYFSNKMSRISDEGRSLGQLDDFMECLSKFTRYNSVRPLATLSYASDLYNGSSIVSSIEFDRDCDYFAIAGVTKKIKVFEYGMVIQDAVDIHYPVNEMTCNSKISCISWSSYHKNLLASSDYEGTVILWDGFTGQRSKVYQEHEKRCWSVDFNLMDPKLLASGSDDAKVKLWSTNLDNSVACIEAKANVCCVKFSPTSRYHLAFGCADHCVHYYDLRNTKQPIMVFKGHRKAVSYAKFVNGEEIVSASTDSQLKLWNVNKPHCLRSFKGHINEKNFVGLASNGDYVACGSENNSLYLYYKGLSKTLLTFKFDTVKSVLDKERKDDDTNEFVSAVCWRALPDGESNVLIAANSQGTIKVLELV, encoded by the exons ATGTCAAACAGCCGGGCCCAGCAGCTGGCTGGCGGGGCCAGCTCCTCCGGGACCCCAAACACCAATGGGAGCTCGGCAGGGAATGTGGTGCCTTCCCGGGCGCTGACAGCAGCCGGTGAGGGGTCCATGTCCGCCGTTGAGGGTCCCCTGTCCTCCGGCGAGGGGCCCCTGTCGGTGCCCGTCCTGGCCGCCGTGCAGCAGGCTTCCCGGAGTGGCCTGGCTTCCCTGAGCCGGCCgacctcctcgtcctccggcTCGGGTAAGAAGAGGTCTCTGCAGCCGGCGCCGCTCTACCCCGGCCTGCTCCACTCGTACGAGGACAAAAGCAACGACTTTGTTTG CCCCATCTGCTTCGAGATGATCGAGGAGGCACATATGACCAAATGTGGTCACAGCTTTTG CTTCAAGTGCATCCGACAGAGTCTAGAGGACAGCAACCGCTGCCCCAAGTGTAACTACATCGTGGACAACGTGGACCAGCTCTACCCCAACTTCCTCG TGAATGAACTCATCCTGAAGCAGAAGCAGCGGtcagaggagaagaggctgaAGTTGGACCATCCT AACGGGTCCCGGTGGCAGGTGTTCCAGGACGTCCTGAGCCCCGAGCAGGAGAACATGGACCTGGCCAACATCAACCTGATGCTGGAGCTGCTAgtgcagaagaagaagcagctGGAGGCG GAGTCCCAGGCCGCCCAGAGACAGATCCTGATGGAGTTCCTTAAGGAAGCGAGACGCAACAAGAGAGAG CAACTGGAGCAGCTGCAGAAGGAACTCAACTtcctggaggacgacatcaaGCGCGTCGAG gacATGAGCGGACACCACTCCCCACTGATGGAGGCCGAGTGCACCGTGCCCAACGTGGAGGCTCCGTCCCCGGCCCTCAG cagcagcagtctggTGGAGCCCCCAGACTACAGCCAGACCCCCGGCTTCATCGGAGCAGCTCCAGGCAGTCAG GGTAAAAGACAGCCATGGTACAACAGCACTCTGGCCTCCAGAAGAAAGAGACTCACGGCTCATTTTGAGGATCTGGAACAGTGCTACTTCTCAAACAAGATGTCTCGCATCTCAG ACGAGGGGCGGAGCCTGGGCCAGCTGGACGACTTCATGGAGTGCCTTTCTAAGTTCACCCGCTACAACTCGGTCCGCCCCCTCGCCACCCTGTCCTACGCAAGCGACCTCTACAACGGCTCCAGCATCGTCTCCAG TATTGAGTTTGACAGAGACTGCGACTACTTTGCGATTGCCGGTGTCACTAAGAAGATCAAGGTGTTTGAGTACGGCATGGTGATCCAGGACGCGGTGGACATCCACTACCCGGTCAACGAGATGACCTGCAACTCCAAGATCAG CTGTATCAGCTGGAGTAGCTACCACAAGAACCTGCTAGCTAGCAGTGACTACGAGGGAACCGTCATTCTGTGGGACGGGTTCACCGGCCAGCGGTCCAAAGTCTACCAG GAACATGAAAAACGATGCTGGAGTGTTGACTTCAACCTGATGGATCCTAAACTGCTGGCATCCGGCTCTGATGACGCCAAAG TGAAGCTGTGGTCCACTAACCTCGACAACTCGGTGGCGTGCATCGAGGCGAAGGCCAACGTCTGCTGCGTAAAGTTCAGTCCGACCTCCCGATACCATCTTGCCTTCGGCTGCGCAG accACTGCGTCCACTACTACGACCTGAGGAACACCAAACAGCCCATCATGGTGTTTAAGGGCCACAGGAAGGCCGTTTCCTACGCCAAGTTCGTCAACGGGGAGGAGATCGTCTCCGC GTCTACAGACAGCCAGCTGAAGCTGTGGAACGTCAACAAGCCTCACTGCCTCCGCTCCTTCAAAGGTCACATCAACGAGAAGAACTTTGTGGGCCTCGCCTCCAATGGAGACTACGTAGCCTGTG GGAGCGAGAACAACTCTCTGTACCTGTACTATAAGGGTCTGTCCAAGACGCTGCTGACCTTCAAGTTCGACACGGTGAAGAGCGTTCTGGACAAGGAGCGCAAAGACGACGACACCAACGAGTTTGTCAGCGCGGTCTGCTGGAGGGCCCTGCCGGACGGG GAATCAAACGTGCTGATTGCTGCCAACAGTCAAGGAACCATCAAG GTACTGGAGCTGGTCTGA
- the cop1 gene encoding E3 ubiquitin-protein ligase COP1 isoform X1 produces the protein MSNSRAQQLAGGASSSGTPNTNGSSAGNVVPSRALTAAGEGSMSAVEGPLSSGEGPLSVPVLAAVQQASRSGLASLSRPTSSSSGSGKKRSLQPAPLYPGLLHSYEDKSNDFVCPICFEMIEEAHMTKCGHSFCFKCIRQSLEDSNRCPKCNYIVDNVDQLYPNFLVNELILKQKQRSEEKRLKLDHPNGSRWQVFQDVLSPEQENMDLANINLMLELLVQKKKQLEAESQAAQRQILMEFLKEARRNKREQLEQLQKELNFLEDDIKRVEDMSGHHSPLMEAECTVPNVEAPSPALSSSSSSLVEPPDYSQTPGFIGAAPGSQGKRQPWYNSTLASRRKRLTAHFEDLEQCYFSNKMSRISDEGRSLGQLDDFMECLSKFTRYNSVRPLATLSYASDLYNGSSIVSSIEFDRDCDYFAIAGVTKKIKVFEYGMVIQDAVDIHYPVNEMTCNSKISCISWSSYHKNLLASSDYEGTVILWDGFTGQRSKVYQEHEKRCWSVDFNLMDPKLLASGSDDAKVKLWSTNLDNSVACIEAKANVCCVKFSPTSRYHLAFGCADHCVHYYDLRNTKQPIMVFKGHRKAVSYAKFVNGEEIVSASTDSQLKLWNVNKPHCLRSFKGHINEKNFVGLASNGDYVACGSENNSLYLYYKGLSKTLLTFKFDTVKSVLDKERKDDDTNEFVSAVCWRALPDGESNVLIAANSQGTIKVLELV, from the exons ATGTCAAACAGCCGGGCCCAGCAGCTGGCTGGCGGGGCCAGCTCCTCCGGGACCCCAAACACCAATGGGAGCTCGGCAGGGAATGTGGTGCCTTCCCGGGCGCTGACAGCAGCCGGTGAGGGGTCCATGTCCGCCGTTGAGGGTCCCCTGTCCTCCGGCGAGGGGCCCCTGTCGGTGCCCGTCCTGGCCGCCGTGCAGCAGGCTTCCCGGAGTGGCCTGGCTTCCCTGAGCCGGCCgacctcctcgtcctccggcTCGGGTAAGAAGAGGTCTCTGCAGCCGGCGCCGCTCTACCCCGGCCTGCTCCACTCGTACGAGGACAAAAGCAACGACTTTGTTTG CCCCATCTGCTTCGAGATGATCGAGGAGGCACATATGACCAAATGTGGTCACAGCTTTTG CTTCAAGTGCATCCGACAGAGTCTAGAGGACAGCAACCGCTGCCCCAAGTGTAACTACATCGTGGACAACGTGGACCAGCTCTACCCCAACTTCCTCG TGAATGAACTCATCCTGAAGCAGAAGCAGCGGtcagaggagaagaggctgaAGTTGGACCATCCT AACGGGTCCCGGTGGCAGGTGTTCCAGGACGTCCTGAGCCCCGAGCAGGAGAACATGGACCTGGCCAACATCAACCTGATGCTGGAGCTGCTAgtgcagaagaagaagcagctGGAGGCG GAGTCCCAGGCCGCCCAGAGACAGATCCTGATGGAGTTCCTTAAGGAAGCGAGACGCAACAAGAGAGAG CAACTGGAGCAGCTGCAGAAGGAACTCAACTtcctggaggacgacatcaaGCGCGTCGAG gacATGAGCGGACACCACTCCCCACTGATGGAGGCCGAGTGCACCGTGCCCAACGTGGAGGCTCCGTCCCCGGCCCTCAG cagcagcagcagcagtctggTGGAGCCCCCAGACTACAGCCAGACCCCCGGCTTCATCGGAGCAGCTCCAGGCAGTCAG GGTAAAAGACAGCCATGGTACAACAGCACTCTGGCCTCCAGAAGAAAGAGACTCACGGCTCATTTTGAGGATCTGGAACAGTGCTACTTCTCAAACAAGATGTCTCGCATCTCAG ACGAGGGGCGGAGCCTGGGCCAGCTGGACGACTTCATGGAGTGCCTTTCTAAGTTCACCCGCTACAACTCGGTCCGCCCCCTCGCCACCCTGTCCTACGCAAGCGACCTCTACAACGGCTCCAGCATCGTCTCCAG TATTGAGTTTGACAGAGACTGCGACTACTTTGCGATTGCCGGTGTCACTAAGAAGATCAAGGTGTTTGAGTACGGCATGGTGATCCAGGACGCGGTGGACATCCACTACCCGGTCAACGAGATGACCTGCAACTCCAAGATCAG CTGTATCAGCTGGAGTAGCTACCACAAGAACCTGCTAGCTAGCAGTGACTACGAGGGAACCGTCATTCTGTGGGACGGGTTCACCGGCCAGCGGTCCAAAGTCTACCAG GAACATGAAAAACGATGCTGGAGTGTTGACTTCAACCTGATGGATCCTAAACTGCTGGCATCCGGCTCTGATGACGCCAAAG TGAAGCTGTGGTCCACTAACCTCGACAACTCGGTGGCGTGCATCGAGGCGAAGGCCAACGTCTGCTGCGTAAAGTTCAGTCCGACCTCCCGATACCATCTTGCCTTCGGCTGCGCAG accACTGCGTCCACTACTACGACCTGAGGAACACCAAACAGCCCATCATGGTGTTTAAGGGCCACAGGAAGGCCGTTTCCTACGCCAAGTTCGTCAACGGGGAGGAGATCGTCTCCGC GTCTACAGACAGCCAGCTGAAGCTGTGGAACGTCAACAAGCCTCACTGCCTCCGCTCCTTCAAAGGTCACATCAACGAGAAGAACTTTGTGGGCCTCGCCTCCAATGGAGACTACGTAGCCTGTG GGAGCGAGAACAACTCTCTGTACCTGTACTATAAGGGTCTGTCCAAGACGCTGCTGACCTTCAAGTTCGACACGGTGAAGAGCGTTCTGGACAAGGAGCGCAAAGACGACGACACCAACGAGTTTGTCAGCGCGGTCTGCTGGAGGGCCCTGCCGGACGGG GAATCAAACGTGCTGATTGCTGCCAACAGTCAAGGAACCATCAAG GTACTGGAGCTGGTCTGA